In the genome of Xanthomonas translucens pv. cerealis, one region contains:
- a CDS encoding YceD family protein: MSANVPELLDAWRMVAARRVFEDRLPLSAMTRLRGSLADTEGECRYTLEFGRDAVLQVSYVELTLETALPLICQRSLQRFLLPVSSVQRLGLIRSEAEEAALPPEYEALLVPDDGMLRPADLVEDELVLAVPLVPVAPGSEAVEQDWPATEEEMSKANPFAALAALKKQ; encoded by the coding sequence ATGTCCGCGAACGTGCCCGAACTGTTGGATGCCTGGCGGATGGTCGCAGCGCGCAGGGTCTTCGAAGACCGCCTGCCGCTCTCGGCGATGACCCGTCTGCGAGGCAGTCTGGCCGATACCGAAGGCGAATGCCGCTACACGCTGGAATTCGGCCGCGATGCTGTACTGCAAGTGTCCTACGTCGAACTGACGCTCGAAACCGCGCTGCCGCTGATCTGTCAGCGCAGCCTGCAGCGCTTCCTGCTGCCGGTGTCGAGCGTGCAGCGGCTGGGGCTGATCCGCAGCGAGGCCGAGGAGGCCGCGTTGCCGCCGGAGTACGAGGCCTTGCTGGTGCCGGACGACGGCATGCTGCGGCCCGCCGATCTGGTCGAGGACGAGTTGGTGCTGGCGGTTCCACTGGTGCCGGTGGCGCCCGGAAGCGAGGCGGTCGAACAGGACTGGCCGGCGACCGAGGAAGAAATGAGCAAGGCCAACCCGTTCGCGGCGTTGGCGGCGCTGAAGAAACAGTAG
- a CDS encoding Slp family lipoprotein, with the protein MKIRLLFPVMAVLALGACATAPKPLQGQFATVTPRDSVAGQQVGASVRWGGKIIQTKPSQGETCFQILSRPLSASGRPDSDAADASDGRFVACRAGFYDPAVFEPGREVTFIGHVSGYESTRIGEYDYRLPKIDADVVYLWPVVRQVDVVPAYPYGPYGPWDPWGPRWGWGRGWW; encoded by the coding sequence ATGAAGATCCGATTGCTGTTCCCCGTCATGGCGGTGCTTGCCCTGGGCGCCTGCGCGACCGCGCCCAAGCCGCTGCAAGGTCAGTTCGCCACCGTCACCCCGCGCGACTCGGTTGCCGGCCAGCAGGTCGGCGCCTCGGTGCGCTGGGGCGGCAAGATCATCCAGACCAAGCCCAGCCAGGGCGAAACCTGCTTCCAGATCCTGTCGCGGCCGTTGAGCGCCAGCGGCCGTCCGGACAGCGATGCGGCCGACGCCAGCGACGGCCGCTTCGTCGCCTGCCGCGCCGGCTTCTACGATCCGGCGGTGTTCGAACCGGGCCGCGAGGTGACCTTCATCGGTCACGTGTCCGGCTACGAAAGCACCCGCATCGGCGAGTACGACTACCGTCTGCCCAAGATCGATGCCGACGTGGTCTACCTGTGGCCGGTGGTGCGCCAGGTCGACGTGGTCCCCGCCTACCCCTACGGTCCGTATGGCCCGTGGGATCCGTGGGGTCCGCGCTGGGGCTGGGGCCGCGGCTGGTGGTAA
- a CDS encoding YbaB/EbfC family nucleoid-associated protein produces MRGNIAQLMQQAQKMQENLQRAQEELAQLEVTGSAGGGMVSVTLTGAKECRKVRIDPSILSDQEMAEDLIAAAFNDASNKIDAESKSRMGAATAGMPIPPGMKLPF; encoded by the coding sequence ATGCGTGGAAACATCGCCCAATTGATGCAGCAAGCGCAGAAGATGCAGGAAAACCTGCAGCGCGCGCAGGAAGAACTGGCCCAGCTGGAAGTCACCGGCAGCGCCGGTGGCGGCATGGTCAGCGTGACCCTGACCGGCGCCAAGGAATGCCGCAAGGTACGCATCGATCCGAGCATCCTCTCCGACCAGGAGATGGCCGAGGATCTGATCGCCGCCGCCTTCAACGATGCGTCCAACAAGATCGACGCCGAGTCCAAGTCGCGAATGGGCGCGGCCACTGCCGGCATGCCGATCCCGCCGGGCATGAAGCTGCCGTTCTGA
- a CDS encoding glycosyltransferase family 39 protein translates to MQGEQRARNTFMVLWTLVTAAKLLVAARLPLFVDEAFYWQEGQHLAAAYSDLPGLTAWLARLGVALGGDHLLALRAPFLLLSALMPWLIARIGTRWFGAVAGWRAGSLTLLMPLSGTLGILALPDVPMALATILCMDASARLLRQIDAMSAVELALGLTLGALSHYRFAGVIGVGAIALLLIPQGRRMLRDPQVWVALAMGIVAWLPLLAWNADNGEAGVRFQLIDRHPWSFQPGGIAFVLIQGLLVTPLLAVAMWKVALVATRGGGSGGARVQWRYFGLLGGVSTLGIFLLGFFTDAERISFHWPLPGYLALLIAAPVILHGWPKPLRRATWLLTGIGMVGAFGYYLAVSVPSVRERAAGDKYYPRNFAGWKPLASAVRRELAAMPAGTQVLADNFKVGAELGFELGDADIRVLPHALNDKHGRSAQLRQWGLLSDGRRDGPRLLVLSPSDMKYRLLLQRYHAVCELVGPLPPPKVVSSDHGNQRFLLFALPAQRLPGPCTTPAMAWFNAPGAGAKVAPHFEVSGWAFKDGVGIARVEVLLDGKVVAQARYGENYDITAFWKISTDPGHPNVGFRAELDASGLAPGTHWLGLRLHGRDGSVEEWWEQPIELRR, encoded by the coding sequence ATGCAAGGCGAACAACGTGCACGCAACACCTTCATGGTGCTGTGGACGCTTGTCACCGCAGCCAAGCTGCTGGTGGCCGCGCGTCTGCCGTTGTTCGTGGACGAAGCGTTCTACTGGCAGGAAGGCCAGCACCTGGCCGCCGCCTATTCGGATCTGCCCGGATTGACCGCCTGGCTGGCGCGGCTGGGCGTGGCGCTCGGCGGCGATCACCTGCTGGCGCTGCGCGCGCCGTTCTTGTTGCTGTCGGCGCTGATGCCGTGGCTGATCGCGCGCATCGGCACGCGCTGGTTCGGCGCGGTGGCCGGCTGGCGTGCGGGCAGTCTGACCTTGCTGATGCCGCTGTCGGGCACGCTCGGCATCCTCGCCTTGCCGGACGTGCCGATGGCGCTGGCGACGATCCTGTGCATGGACGCCAGTGCGCGGCTGCTGCGCCAGATCGATGCGATGAGCGCGGTGGAACTGGCGCTGGGCCTGACCCTGGGCGCGCTGAGCCATTACCGCTTCGCCGGGGTGATCGGGGTCGGCGCGATCGCGCTGCTGCTGATCCCGCAGGGCCGGCGCATGCTGCGCGATCCGCAGGTGTGGGTGGCGCTGGCGATGGGCATCGTCGCCTGGCTGCCGTTGCTGGCCTGGAATGCCGACAACGGTGAGGCCGGGGTCAGGTTCCAGTTGATCGATCGGCACCCCTGGAGCTTCCAGCCCGGCGGCATCGCCTTCGTGCTGATCCAGGGCCTGCTGGTCACGCCGCTGCTGGCAGTGGCGATGTGGAAGGTGGCGCTGGTGGCCACGCGCGGCGGCGGCAGCGGCGGGGCGCGCGTGCAGTGGCGCTATTTCGGCCTGCTCGGCGGCGTGTCCACGCTGGGCATCTTTCTGCTCGGCTTCTTCACCGATGCAGAGCGCATCAGTTTCCATTGGCCGCTGCCGGGTTACCTGGCCTTGCTGATCGCTGCGCCGGTGATCCTGCACGGCTGGCCGAAACCGCTACGCCGCGCGACCTGGCTGCTGACCGGGATCGGCATGGTCGGCGCGTTCGGCTATTACCTTGCGGTGTCGGTGCCGTCGGTGCGCGAGCGTGCCGCCGGCGACAAGTACTACCCGCGCAACTTCGCCGGCTGGAAGCCGCTGGCCTCGGCGGTGCGCCGCGAACTGGCGGCGATGCCGGCGGGGACGCAGGTGCTGGCCGACAACTTCAAGGTCGGCGCCGAGCTCGGTTTCGAACTGGGCGATGCCGATATCCGGGTGCTGCCGCACGCGTTGAACGACAAGCACGGGCGCAGCGCGCAGCTGCGCCAGTGGGGCCTGCTCAGCGACGGCCGGCGCGATGGGCCGCGGCTGCTGGTGCTCTCGCCCAGCGACATGAAATACCGGCTGCTGCTGCAGCGCTATCACGCGGTGTGCGAGCTGGTCGGCCCGTTGCCGCCGCCGAAGGTGGTGTCCAGCGATCACGGCAACCAGCGCTTCCTGTTGTTCGCGCTGCCGGCGCAACGCTTGCCCGGGCCGTGCACGACGCCGGCGATGGCCTGGTTCAACGCGCCGGGCGCGGGCGCCAAGGTGGCACCGCATTTCGAGGTGTCCGGCTGGGCGTTCAAGGACGGCGTGGGCATCGCCCGGGTCGAGGTGCTGCTCGACGGCAAGGTCGTCGCGCAGGCGCGCTACGGCGAGAACTACGACATCACCGCGTTCTGGAAGATCTCCACCGATCCGGGCCATCCCAACGTCGGCTTCCGCGCCGAACTCGATGCAAGCGGATTGGCGCCGGGCACGCATTGGCTCGGCCTGCGCCTGCATGGCCGCGACGGCAGCGTCGAGGAGTGGTGGGAGCAGCCGATCGAACTGCGCCGCTGA
- the recR gene encoding recombination mediator RecR, with product MSSSLLEQLIDAFRVLPGVGQKSAQRMAYHVLEREREGGLRLANVLAEAVVKVGHCTQCRDFSETELCAICASASRDRQQLCAVESPADRLAIEHATGYRGLYFILQGRLSPLDGVGPRELGLDGLAARLAHGEIAELIIATNSTVEGEATAHYLAQLARRHGVRPSRLAQGLPLGGELEYVDRGTLSHAFGSRNEVPRGGAGE from the coding sequence ATGAGCTCCTCCCTGCTAGAACAACTCATCGACGCATTCCGCGTGCTGCCCGGCGTCGGCCAGAAGTCGGCGCAGCGCATGGCCTATCACGTGCTCGAGCGCGAGCGCGAGGGCGGGCTGCGCTTGGCGAACGTGCTTGCCGAGGCGGTGGTGAAGGTCGGCCATTGCACGCAGTGCCGCGATTTCAGCGAGACCGAGCTGTGCGCGATCTGCGCCAGCGCCAGCCGCGACCGCCAGCAGCTGTGCGCGGTGGAGTCGCCGGCCGACCGCCTGGCGATCGAGCACGCTACCGGCTATCGCGGGCTGTACTTCATCCTGCAGGGCCGGCTGTCGCCGCTGGACGGGGTCGGCCCGCGCGAGCTGGGCCTGGATGGACTCGCTGCGCGGCTGGCGCATGGCGAGATCGCCGAGCTGATCATCGCCACAAATTCCACCGTCGAGGGCGAGGCCACCGCGCATTACCTGGCGCAGCTGGCGCGCCGCCACGGGGTGCGCCCGAGCCGGCTGGCGCAGGGCCTGCCGCTGGGCGGGGAGCTGGAGTACGTGGACCGCGGCACGCTGTCGCACGCCTTCGGTAGCCGCAACGAGGTCCCGCGCGGCGGCGCAGGCGAGTAG
- a CDS encoding Maf family nucleotide pyrophosphatase has translation MPRLILASTSIYRRELLQRLRLPFDSVRPQVEETPLPGEAPRALAQRLARAKAAAVAAGATDAWVIGSDQVAELDGQPLGKPGHVAAAQAQLVAMSGRSVRFHTAVCLLRGERALQLCDLTEVHFRTLQAQEIARYVAAEQPLDCAGSFKCEGLGISLFSAIHSQDPTALVGLPLIGLAGLLREAGYVLP, from the coding sequence ATGCCACGCCTGATCCTGGCCTCCACCTCCATCTACCGCCGCGAACTGCTGCAGCGCCTGCGCCTGCCCTTCGACAGCGTGCGCCCGCAGGTCGAGGAGACGCCGCTGCCGGGCGAAGCGCCACGGGCGCTGGCCCAGCGCCTGGCGCGGGCCAAGGCCGCGGCGGTGGCCGCTGGCGCCACCGATGCCTGGGTGATCGGCTCGGACCAGGTCGCCGAACTCGACGGCCAGCCGCTGGGCAAGCCGGGCCATGTCGCCGCCGCACAGGCGCAGCTGGTGGCGATGTCCGGGCGCAGCGTGCGCTTCCATACCGCGGTGTGCCTGCTGCGCGGCGAGCGGGCGCTGCAGCTGTGCGACCTGACCGAAGTGCATTTCCGCACGCTGCAGGCCCAGGAGATCGCGCGCTACGTCGCTGCCGAGCAACCGCTGGACTGCGCCGGCAGCTTCAAGTGCGAAGGCCTGGGCATCAGCCTGTTCAGCGCGATCCACAGCCAGGATCCCACCGCGCTGGTCGGGCTGCCGCTGATCGGCCTGGCCGGGCTGCTGCGCGAAGCCGGCTACGTGCTGCCCTAG
- a CDS encoding AAA family ATPase has product MPTPPRLPEMLTDTLREALVQAQQQVNALVLGKPQQVRMAFVALLSGGHLLIEDLPGLGKTTLAHALAASLGLSFQRVQFTSDLLPADVLGVSVYDPQSRQFQFHPGPVFAHVLLADEINRAPPRTQSALLEAMAEQQVTLDGTTHPLPAPFFVIATQNPVDLSGTFPLPDSQLDRFLLRLALGYPSPESERALLSGRDRRDLIAQARPQLSDTDMATLRHSVEQIHASDALIGYVQALLARSRQHPGVRVGLSPRAGIALLRAAKAHALLLGRAHALPEDVQALFVAVAEHRLVAEQESASGPALAKAILHSVAVD; this is encoded by the coding sequence ATGCCTACTCCGCCCCGCTTGCCGGAAATGCTAACCGATACGCTGCGCGAGGCGCTCGTGCAGGCCCAGCAGCAGGTCAATGCGCTGGTCCTGGGCAAGCCGCAACAGGTGCGCATGGCGTTTGTCGCGCTGCTGTCCGGCGGACATCTGCTGATCGAGGATCTGCCCGGACTGGGCAAGACCACGCTGGCGCATGCGCTGGCGGCGAGCCTGGGCCTGAGCTTCCAGCGCGTGCAGTTCACCTCGGATCTGCTGCCGGCCGACGTGCTCGGCGTATCCGTGTACGACCCGCAATCGCGCCAGTTCCAGTTCCATCCCGGCCCGGTGTTCGCCCACGTGCTGCTCGCCGACGAGATCAACCGCGCGCCGCCGCGCACGCAGAGCGCGCTGCTGGAAGCGATGGCCGAACAGCAGGTCACCCTGGACGGCACGACGCATCCGCTGCCGGCGCCGTTCTTCGTCATCGCCACACAGAATCCGGTGGACCTATCGGGCACCTTCCCGCTGCCCGACTCGCAGCTGGACCGCTTCCTGCTGCGCCTGGCACTGGGCTATCCCAGCCCCGAATCCGAACGCGCGCTGCTCAGCGGCCGCGACCGCCGCGACCTGATCGCACAGGCGCGACCGCAACTCAGCGACACCGACATGGCCACGCTGCGGCACAGCGTGGAGCAGATCCACGCCAGCGACGCGCTGATCGGCTACGTGCAGGCGCTGCTCGCGCGCAGCCGCCAGCATCCAGGCGTGCGCGTGGGCCTGTCGCCGCGCGCCGGCATCGCGCTGCTGCGCGCGGCCAAGGCGCACGCGCTGCTGCTCGGCCGCGCGCATGCGTTGCCCGAAGACGTGCAGGCGCTGTTCGTGGCGGTGGCCGAGCACCGCCTGGTGGCCGAACAGGAATCGGCCTCCGGGCCAGCGCTGGCCAAGGCGATCCTGCACAGCGTGGCGGTGGACTGA
- a CDS encoding histidine triad nucleotide-binding protein, whose product MDTIFGKIIRREIPASIVYENDDVLGFKDIAPQAPVHVLLIPKQVEIPTLDDLTPDQATLVGKLVLAAAAYAREQGLAEDGYRVVMNCREHAGQTVFHLHLHLLAGAPLGRFGTP is encoded by the coding sequence ATGGACACCATCTTCGGCAAGATCATCCGCCGCGAAATTCCCGCGAGCATCGTGTATGAGAACGACGATGTGCTCGGCTTCAAGGACATCGCGCCGCAGGCGCCGGTGCACGTGCTGTTAATTCCCAAGCAGGTGGAGATCCCCACCCTCGACGACCTGACGCCGGACCAGGCCACCCTGGTCGGCAAGCTGGTGCTGGCCGCGGCCGCCTACGCGCGCGAGCAGGGCCTGGCCGAGGACGGCTACCGGGTGGTGATGAATTGCCGCGAGCATGCCGGGCAGACCGTGTTCCATCTGCACCTGCACCTGTTGGCCGGGGCGCCGCTGGGCCGTTTCGGCACGCCCTGA
- the dnaX gene encoding DNA polymerase III subunit gamma/tau, with product MSYLVLARKWRPKRFAELVGQEHVVRALTNALDSGRVHHAFLFTGTRGVGKTTIARIFAKSLNCEQGTSADPCGQCPACLDIDAGRYIDLLEIDAASNTGVDDVREVIENAQYMPSRGKYKVYLIDEVHMLSKAAFNALLKTLEEPPEHVKFLLATTDPQKLPVTVLSRCLQFNLKRLDEEQIQGQMTRILAAEQIEVDASAIVQLAKAADGSLRDGLSLLDQAIAYAGGALREDVVRAMLGTVDRTQVGAMLEALADGDGQRLLQVVAGLAEFSPDWGGVLEALAEALHRIQVRQLVPGAAVAGLDGLDPAPFAERLRPEIVQLWYQMALNGRRDLYLAPSPRAGFEMAVLRMLAFRPAGAAPLPAASGSGTTTEGRKASVAVAEAPAAAANVAVAPPVAAPAAPMMAPAPAVAAAKPTPAPAPVAAAAVLDPPWETAAPASAPAPATTPAATAATAAPLASRPAASPEPEMAMVPPLTVAARRPLDYAAPRVLHAAEDWLELVADCGLAGPSRQLAANAAFVSHADGVLRLSLSPGFEYLQSERSLGELSAALADALGSRPKIVIESGIAVDAETLHERSHRQRGERQSAAETAFLQDPAVQALIQQQGARVVPDSIRPYQE from the coding sequence ATGTCCTATCTCGTTCTCGCCCGCAAGTGGCGCCCCAAGCGTTTTGCTGAGCTGGTGGGGCAGGAGCACGTGGTCCGCGCGCTCACCAATGCGCTGGACAGCGGGCGCGTGCACCACGCGTTCCTGTTCACCGGTACCCGCGGCGTCGGCAAGACCACTATCGCGCGGATCTTCGCCAAGTCGCTGAACTGCGAGCAGGGCACCAGTGCCGACCCGTGCGGGCAGTGCCCGGCGTGCCTGGACATCGATGCCGGCCGCTACATCGACCTGCTGGAGATCGACGCCGCGTCCAATACCGGCGTGGACGATGTGCGCGAGGTGATCGAGAATGCGCAGTACATGCCCTCGCGCGGCAAGTACAAGGTGTACCTGATCGACGAGGTGCACATGCTGTCCAAGGCAGCGTTCAACGCGCTGCTGAAGACGCTGGAAGAGCCGCCGGAGCACGTCAAGTTCCTGCTGGCCACCACCGACCCGCAGAAGCTGCCGGTAACAGTGCTGTCGCGTTGCCTGCAGTTCAACCTCAAGCGTCTGGACGAGGAGCAGATCCAGGGGCAGATGACCAGAATCCTGGCCGCCGAGCAGATCGAGGTCGATGCCTCGGCGATCGTGCAGCTGGCCAAGGCCGCTGACGGCAGCCTGCGCGACGGCCTGTCGCTGCTCGACCAGGCCATCGCCTACGCCGGCGGCGCGCTGCGCGAGGACGTGGTGCGGGCGATGCTGGGCACGGTCGATCGCACCCAGGTCGGGGCGATGCTCGAGGCGCTGGCCGATGGCGACGGGCAGCGCCTGCTACAGGTGGTCGCCGGGCTGGCCGAGTTCTCGCCGGACTGGGGCGGGGTGCTGGAAGCGCTGGCCGAGGCCTTGCACCGGATCCAGGTGCGGCAACTGGTGCCGGGCGCGGCGGTGGCCGGCCTGGACGGGCTGGACCCGGCGCCGTTCGCCGAGCGCCTGCGTCCGGAAATCGTGCAGCTGTGGTACCAGATGGCCTTGAACGGTCGTCGCGATCTGTACCTGGCGCCGAGTCCGCGCGCCGGGTTCGAGATGGCGGTGCTGCGCATGCTGGCGTTCCGCCCGGCGGGCGCGGCGCCGCTGCCGGCTGCATCCGGGTCGGGTACGACGACGGAAGGCCGCAAGGCTTCGGTGGCAGTGGCCGAGGCACCCGCTGCTGCCGCAAACGTCGCGGTGGCGCCCCCGGTCGCCGCGCCCGCCGCGCCGATGATGGCGCCGGCGCCTGCCGTGGCCGCGGCGAAGCCGACACCCGCGCCTGCGCCGGTTGCCGCCGCCGCCGTGCTCGACCCGCCGTGGGAAACTGCGGCACCTGCATCCGCGCCTGCGCCGGCAACGACGCCCGCGGCGACTGCGGCGACTGCGGCGCCGCTCGCATCACGCCCCGCAGCCTCGCCCGAGCCTGAAATGGCGATGGTACCGCCGCTGACCGTCGCTGCGCGCAGGCCGCTCGACTACGCTGCACCGCGCGTGCTGCATGCGGCCGAGGACTGGCTGGAACTGGTCGCCGATTGCGGCCTGGCCGGGCCGTCGCGGCAGCTCGCCGCCAACGCGGCCTTCGTCAGCCACGCCGACGGCGTGCTGCGGCTGTCGCTGTCGCCGGGCTTCGAATACCTGCAGTCCGAGCGCTCGCTCGGCGAACTGTCCGCGGCGCTGGCCGATGCGCTTGGCAGCCGGCCGAAGATCGTGATCGAAAGCGGCATCGCGGTCGATGCTGAGACCCTGCACGAGCGCTCGCACCGACAACGCGGCGAGCGCCAGAGCGCGGCCGAAACCGCGTTCCTGCAAGACCCGGCGGTGCAAGCGCTGATCCAGCAGCAAGGCGCTCGGGTCGTGCCCGATTCCATCCGCCCTTACCAAGAGTAA
- a CDS encoding transglutaminase family protein, protein MAESRSPALRDSRRHWALGTGLLALLPLLLQLPTALALLFAATALLIGASSAWRPLPAALRLLLVAAMLAAIYWQVGMRFGRDTGCAMLAAMLAIKPSELKTLRDARSLLGFALFAPFAAFLLDQGPIAMLLGLAAVIAALLCMQRLADQEGHSAAPPLRGQLRGVGRLLALGLPLALAAFWLFPRLGSPLWGVPERALARPGLSDTMSPGQWLDLMADDTPALRVQFFGRVPAPAQRYWRGPVLWDFDGSTWRAQRGNAYLPAPAVQTGAAAWDYQIEVEPTDRRQLVALDLPLQVPEGTRLSSDYVLHSERPLGALTRWRLRSAPPLRFEIALAPAQRQRALALPPGYNPRTLALARQWRQQAGADDAAIVARALQWIRRDFAYTLETPLPGRNGVDEFLFQYKAGFCQHFSSAFVVLMRGAGIPARVVTGYAGGTRNPFGGYWVVRRMDAHAWAEVWLPQRGWVRVDPTAAVAPERIYDTLEDRLGNNAGAQGGGADWQLRDVGDWLRRGWNDLVLSFDANRQQRLLSELGIARLEPAQLVALFAGCTALLLGWMAWLLARGERERDPLLRAWRRLGRRYARLGLGREAHEPALAWARRVHQVREANALLSLSQRFADSRYAGADSDRASLLRDLRRHRPHTGASR, encoded by the coding sequence ATGGCTGAGTCGCGCTCGCCCGCGCTGCGCGACAGCCGCCGCCACTGGGCGCTGGGTACCGGCCTGCTGGCGCTGCTACCGCTGCTGCTGCAGTTGCCCACCGCGCTGGCGCTGCTGTTCGCGGCGACCGCGCTGCTGATCGGCGCCAGCTCGGCATGGCGGCCGCTGCCGGCCGCGCTGCGCCTGCTGCTGGTGGCGGCGATGCTGGCGGCGATCTACTGGCAGGTCGGCATGCGCTTCGGCCGCGACACCGGCTGCGCCATGCTCGCGGCGATGCTGGCGATCAAGCCGTCGGAACTGAAGACGCTGCGCGACGCGCGCAGCCTGCTCGGCTTCGCCCTGTTCGCGCCGTTCGCCGCGTTCCTGCTCGACCAGGGGCCGATCGCGATGCTGCTGGGGCTGGCCGCGGTGATCGCCGCGCTGCTGTGCATGCAGCGCCTGGCCGACCAGGAAGGGCACAGCGCCGCGCCGCCGCTGCGCGGCCAGCTGCGCGGCGTCGGCCGGCTGCTGGCGCTGGGCCTGCCGCTGGCGCTGGCCGCGTTCTGGCTGTTCCCGCGCCTGGGCTCGCCGCTGTGGGGCGTGCCCGAGCGCGCGCTGGCGCGGCCTGGTTTGTCGGACACGATGAGCCCGGGCCAGTGGCTGGACCTGATGGCCGACGACACCCCGGCGCTGCGCGTGCAGTTCTTCGGCCGCGTGCCGGCGCCGGCGCAGCGCTACTGGCGCGGGCCGGTGCTGTGGGATTTCGATGGCAGCACCTGGCGTGCGCAACGCGGCAACGCATACCTGCCGGCGCCGGCGGTACAGACCGGTGCGGCCGCGTGGGATTACCAGATCGAAGTGGAGCCGACCGACCGCCGCCAGCTTGTCGCGCTGGACCTGCCGCTGCAAGTGCCGGAAGGCACCCGCCTCTCCTCCGATTACGTGCTGCACAGCGAGCGCCCGCTCGGCGCACTGACCCGCTGGCGCCTGCGCTCGGCGCCGCCGCTGCGCTTCGAGATCGCACTGGCGCCGGCGCAACGCCAGCGCGCGCTGGCGCTGCCGCCCGGCTACAACCCGCGCACCCTGGCCCTGGCCCGGCAATGGCGGCAACAGGCCGGCGCCGACGACGCCGCGATCGTGGCGCGCGCGCTGCAGTGGATCCGCCGCGACTTCGCCTACACCCTGGAGACGCCGCTGCCCGGCCGCAACGGCGTCGACGAATTCCTGTTCCAGTACAAGGCCGGGTTCTGCCAGCACTTCAGTTCCGCATTCGTGGTGCTGATGCGCGGCGCCGGCATCCCCGCGCGCGTGGTCACCGGCTATGCCGGCGGCACCCGCAATCCGTTCGGCGGCTACTGGGTGGTGCGGCGCATGGACGCTCATGCCTGGGCCGAGGTCTGGCTGCCACAGCGCGGCTGGGTGCGTGTGGACCCGACCGCCGCGGTCGCCCCGGAACGCATCTACGACACCCTCGAAGACCGCCTCGGCAACAATGCCGGCGCCCAGGGCGGCGGCGCCGACTGGCAGCTGCGCGACGTCGGCGACTGGCTGCGCCGCGGCTGGAACGACCTGGTGCTGTCGTTCGACGCCAACCGCCAGCAGCGGCTGCTGAGCGAGCTGGGCATCGCCAGGCTCGAGCCGGCGCAGCTGGTCGCCTTGTTCGCCGGCTGCACCGCGCTGCTGCTGGGTTGGATGGCCTGGCTGCTGGCCCGCGGCGAACGCGAGCGCGACCCGCTGCTGCGCGCCTGGCGCCGGCTGGGCCGGCGCTACGCCCGGCTCGGCCTGGGCCGCGAAGCGCACGAACCGGCGCTGGCGTGGGCGCGGCGTGTCCACCAGGTGAGGGAGGCAAACGCGTTGCTTTCGCTCAGCCAGCGTTTCGCCGATTCGCGCTACGCTGGCGCGGATTCGGACAGGGCTTCATTGTTGCGCGACCTGCGCAGGCACCGTCCGCATACCGGAGCATCTCGATGA
- a CDS encoding DUF58 domain-containing protein, with the protein MRARLREWRQALARLARPRDPEPLPVRLDRRRIYILPTPFGGFLALLLGAMLLGALNYNNNPALLLALLLGAAAIASAIAAHLQLSGLRLDALSAEPVAAGTPLRLRLALAADDARQRRGLRVAHADRHTYIDLHGDGANEADLELPTERRGWLDLQRIRISTTQPLGLLRAWAWFWPDAPLLVYPNPEHDGPPLPHGDGTPTQTRLHALGEELQQLRPYRAGDAPRAISWKHSARRDTLLVREYERPIGVDVVLDWRTLPALPHERRIARLARWIDEAERDGRRYRLLLPGQPPLGPGRGPQHRHLCLRALALLPHG; encoded by the coding sequence ATGCGGGCACGGCTGCGCGAGTGGCGGCAGGCGCTGGCACGGCTGGCGCGGCCGCGCGATCCCGAGCCGCTGCCGGTGCGGCTGGACCGGCGTCGGATCTACATCCTGCCCACCCCGTTCGGCGGTTTCCTGGCGCTGCTGCTCGGCGCAATGCTGCTCGGCGCGCTGAACTACAACAACAACCCCGCCTTGCTGCTGGCGCTGCTGCTCGGCGCGGCCGCCATCGCCAGCGCGATCGCGGCGCACCTGCAGCTGTCGGGACTGCGCCTGGACGCGCTGTCGGCCGAGCCGGTCGCGGCCGGCACGCCGCTGCGGCTGCGCCTGGCGCTGGCCGCCGACGACGCCCGCCAGCGCCGCGGCCTGCGCGTGGCGCATGCCGACCGGCACACCTACATCGACCTGCACGGCGACGGCGCCAACGAAGCCGATCTGGAACTGCCCACCGAACGCCGTGGCTGGCTCGACCTGCAGCGCATCCGCATTTCCACCACCCAGCCGCTGGGCCTGCTGCGCGCCTGGGCCTGGTTCTGGCCGGACGCACCGCTGCTGGTCTATCCGAACCCCGAACACGACGGGCCGCCGCTGCCGCACGGCGACGGCACCCCGACCCAGACCCGCCTGCACGCGCTCGGCGAAGAACTGCAGCAGTTGCGCCCGTACCGCGCCGGCGACGCGCCGCGCGCGATCTCCTGGAAGCACTCGGCGCGCCGCGACACGCTGCTGGTGCGCGAATACGAACGCCCGATCGGCGTGGACGTGGTGCTGGACTGGCGCACCCTGCCGGCGCTGCCCCACGAACGCCGCATCGCGCGGCTGGCGCGCTGGATCGACGAGGCCGAGCGCGACGGCCGCCGCTACCGCCTGCTGCTGCCCGGACAGCCGCCGCTGGGGCCGGGCCGCGGCCCGCAGCACCGGCACCTGTGCCTGCGCGCGCTGGCGCTGCTGCCGCATGGCTGA